The segment CATCATAAGTAGTAACAGAAACAACATATACACTTCACACATCACTCTCTCTACACATACGTGCCATAATATCAATGTTTCCAGACGCATGATAGACAAGCTCTTGTCCATCTTTACCCAGAATTCATAGGGTGAGTTTAGGTTTAGTTCTGCAGTATAACGTTGGTTATTATAACCTAGCTATGAGAAAACCGGTCATAATACTGTATTATTTATAGTATGAGTCAAATCAGGATGTTACCAGCGTCTATGGCCTCTTCAAAGACATACCAGCAAGATAATTAGCTGGTAATAATTAATATTGTCCCTAGTGAGTGTGGGGTAGGGAAACTACACCAGAGACGAATGAAAATGAATAAAGAATAAATAGTACAGCTGTTGTGCTGCCCTCTGCTGATCATTTCTTGTCCTGCAGTGGTTACATAAAGTAGGTTAAGAGGGGCAGAGTCCTAATGATATAGCTGAATGGGTCTCAGGCAATGCATATCAAAAAGGGGAGGAGCCTCACAGCACCATGTGATGGCGCAGTATTACCTGACATTGCTCGGTCGTGCGGCACATAAAGTGCGACAGTGTAGTAAACGCTTCTTCTAAGGTCACTTTCTGCTCTTCTTCCTGCACAAAGTCACAATACTCATTACTATTGTATGGGGGATGGAGAACAGCAGTGAGGGGCAACGTGTCCTGCAAATAGATAAATAACCTGTATAGTACTGAACACTTTaccagctgattttttttaaaaaaaaataataataatttaatattaaaaaccaaacattactaatgtaattaattaaaaaaaagttactttcattaaaaaagtaaaatggggaaaaaaaatttccTAAATCATTTTACAGTGGTTATTTGTAACAATTGAAGATAACCTGACCAGGATCCAGCTTACAGAACCTGGACGGTGAGGATTTGCTGTGGTCAGTTCTACAGACTGCGCCTGGGACATGGCTGCAGCTGTGTGCGGTATACAGGTCACATCACCAACCTCAGGGGTCTCTGTCCCATGTAGCAGCCCCTCGTGTCTGTATGAAGACCACCAGCCCTGGTCCCTGCGCCCGGCTCGCTCCAGCACATCTCGTCCCAGTGCAGATGTCCTCCTAAGGGAATCCTCCATACAGCGGTATCGCTTCTCCATCCAACATGTCCTACAGAGACACGGTACATGTAACACCAATACACGGGACATTCTACATGTCCTACAGAGACACGGTACATGTAACACCAATACACGGGACATTCTACATGTCCTACAGAGACACGGGACATCCTACAGAGACACGGTACATGTAACACCAATATACGGGACATTCTACATGTCCTACAGAGACACGGTACATGTAACACCAATACACGGGACATTCTACAGAGACACGGTACATGTAACACCAATACACGGGACATCCTACATGTCCTACAGAGACACGGGACATCCTACAGAGACACGGGACATCCTACATGTCCTACAGAGACAAGGTACATGTAACACCAATACACGGGACATCCTACATGTCCTACAGAGACACGGTTCATGCAACACCAATACACGGGACATCCTACATGTCCTACAGAGACACGGTACATGCAACACCAATACACGGGACATCCTACATGTCCTACAGAGACACGGTACATGTAACACCAATACACGGGACATCCTACATGTCCTACAGAGACACGGTACATGTAACACCAATACACGGGACATCCTACATGTCCTACAGAGACACTGTACATGTAACACCAATACACGGGACATCCTACATGTCCTACAGAGACACGGTACATGTAACACCAATACACAGGACATCCTACAGAGACACGGTACACGTAACACCAATACACGGGACATCCTACAGAGACACGGTACATGTAACACCAATACACGGGACATCCTACAGAGACACGGTACATGTAACACCAATACACGGGACATCCTACAGAGACACGGTACATGTAACACCAATACACGGGACATCCTACAGAGACACGGTACATGTAACACCAATACACAGGACATCCTACATGTCCTACAGAGACACGGTATATGTAACACCAATACACAGGACATCCTACAGAGACACGGTACATGTAACACCAATACACGGGACATCCTACAGAGACACGGTACATGTAACACCAATACACAGGACATCCTACATGTCCTACAGAGACACGGTATATGTAACACCAATACACAGGACATCCTACAGAGACACGGTACATGTAACACCAATACACAGGACATCCTACATGTCCTACAGAGACACGGTACATGTAACACCAATACACAGGACATCCTACATAGACAGAGAGGACACCAGCTACTAATAACCCGGCTGGACCACAGTACACATGTATAACACATCACACAGTTATATGTCATACAGACATCACTGATACACAGTTAAAAGTAACACATATGTCATACCCACATACCCACATACCCACATACCCACATACCCACATACCCACATACCCACATACCTCACTACTCCCCGGTTATGACGTCATTACTGTAGATCTCTCTGCTATGACGTATAAATACAGGACACCCTGCGCTGCATGCCGGGAGTTCGAATTACAAAGTCACGTGACGTTGAGGTCGCCGCGCTGCATGCCGGGAGTTGTAGTTCGGGTGTTCAATATGGCGGCTGTACATAGAGGTGACTGCACTGCTCACTTCATACTGACTGTGCTGGATGGGAGTTATAGTCCTGACACATTATCTTATCCAGAAATAGCTTTACCTGTGTCTGACTGTCTAATGTTCTACTGAGAGCTGTACTGCTCATACTGACTGTCTAATGTTCTACTAAGTGCTGTACTGCTCATACTGACTGTCTAATCCTGTGTCTGACTGTCTAATGTTCTATTTAGAGACTGTCTAATCCTGTGTCTGACTTTCTAATGTTCTACTAAGTGCTGTACTGCTCATACTGACTGTCTAATGTTCTACTGAGAGCTGTACTGCTCATACTGACTGTCTAATGTTCTACAGAGAGCTGTACTGCTCATACTGTCTAATCCAGTGTCTGATTGTCTAATGTTCTACTTAGAGACTGTCTAATCCTGTGTTTGACTGTCTATTGTTATAGTGAAAGGACTGTACTTCTCAGACTGACTGTCTAATCCAGTGTCTGACTGTCTAATGTTCTACTAAGTGCTTTACTGCTCCTACTGACTGTCTAATCCAGTGTCTAATTATAGACGGTTAAAATTATTATCATACTAAGAGTTGTACTGATCACACCAACTGTCTAATCCTGTGTCTGGCAGTCTAATCCAGTGACCGTATAATTGACGTGTCCTGAGATTTACATGGGTGTACAGTACCCCTCGCCCTTGGTAGTCACTGTTTTCCAGCATGTATAATGAAGGAATATCCAAATCACTGATTTATTGTATTATAGTTGTAACAATTATGTGGCCTTGTGCAGCCTTATCTGTAAACATTACGCTGGTGTCGGGCTCAATAAGCCACTGTCTCCTGCAGCGTTAGCCCCTCATGTCACTCTCCTCAGTCTCATATTCAGTAATTGTGTATTACTCAGCGGAAAAAAGGACGGTCACAAGGGAAATGGCGGAAGGTACAACATGCCAGTGATATGTGGCGGGATTTGCCATGATTGTCAACAGGGGAGTGTGGCGCCATTGACTAACACTTgagggagaagtttccgcgctcgaaaaaaaggaaaaatagctaaaaaaattacttaacgcgctcgaacttcaaaactcgctaacaattgaatacccccctcagagGTACAGTATGCACACTACCAGCCTCGTTTCTGTCTATGTAACATTTGCATATCCACAGGCTCCTTTATGACACCCCGTGCCCAGTTCCAGCGTGCACAACTGCGCCCCATTTTATGTAAGTCAGCAAAGTCTGCGTATGTGCAACAGTCTGCACGGTCTAGTGGGAGAATGCGGCGGACCAGGGTGTGGCTGCTAAGTAGTGTTTTAGAAGCTCTTGTGCTCTTAGTTGTGCACTTAAGTGATTAAATGGCGAAAAGCACTATTGCTTGCAAAAATGGGAGATTTTTCACTTAGGGGTTACTGCAAGTGGtagtaattatatattattagagTTAACACAAATTATTATCCCTCTGGCAAGTTTTCACCGGCTGACGTATTCATGATGAAGCCTATCTATCACATATAGCGGTAGTACAGGTACCTGTTTTGTAAACATCAGCTCTGGATGGCAGTAACCGTTGCAGAAGCTGATTAAAGTCATTTAGTACTGTAATATTTATTTCAGGACGGAAgatctgatttgtttttttagtaaagcttttattttatttcttttgtttgaACATGACAATGGAAGCTGAAACTGACCTGAACCACGCGCTTCACGCTATATTTATAGTAAGACTCGTTTCACACCTTCTAGTTACAAAGCTTCAACCAAACAAACGTGACACTTGAAAAGAATTATAGTCCAGAAgtcccctcattctcatgatTACTGTAGGCCTTCATTAAGGCTtaccgagcagtattttaggaggaaatcAAAAAGTTGATAAAGAGGTTCTAATGTGGGATGTAGATTGGCCGATGAAATAACAACATTTCTGTTTTCACTTCACCCATGTTCTGGAGCATCTACAACTTCTGACACATTTCCTATTTACGTGGGTGTTTCCATGGGCTGGGAAGTGGGCCTGCCCCTTAACATTCCTTTGATAGACCACTAGGCGCTCTTGCGCAAATGATGGAGCAGTGCGGTCTGACGTTCTGTGTGCTGTATAAATGAGCCTTAACTCGCTACCTGAAAATGTATTGCGTATTTCTTTTTCACGTTTTCATACAACTATTGCTCTGTGGTCTCCAGAAAAGTGCAGATTTTGGTTTATTGATGCCTCGTGCACGCAATATGTGCTTCTTATTTGGTAAAGTACTGTTTGCGCTAGGCAGTTGACTCCGCCTACTAGAAGTGCGCCTAGGTGCGTTTAGAGACAGAAGCGCTCTGTGCAAGTCTAACCTCTGACTTCTTTAGTATCAggcctttcaataaaataaacatttcagtttttctcctgaaACGCTGCTCGACTTGGCCTCATAAAAGGCTGATATCAGTGATGGGATATTGGGACTGATATTATTACATTGAGCAATTACTTATGTAAATCTTTTAATTGCATTGCTCTGAGTACGCCTGAGAGTGCACTTCTTAGATGAAATTCTAAATGTAAGCACAAACTGAGTCCTATTACAAATATTCGACCATAGAATGCCACTTTTAAGCATACTGGTCAACTtctcctcattggcttcaggaagatcccgggggaggtgggcatgagggggcagGGCGTTTGTCACAAGTTTGGCCTATTTTTATTGCAGGgacaagaaccgggaggttgctctacattcccgggagtctgggaggtctcccagaaatgctgcagtctcccggacattttgggagagtgggcaactGTGTGTTTAAGaacagcagctaatgaatctctacagactgaagtgtcttttacatttctgtctccattactgaagtcatgttgtcttacctgtcagtctttgattacatcttggtctccatgaaaatggccacctccataggcatcaatacatggacataggacacaatttctgaactgtgtcatcatgccacagatgacgaagccaaccaagtcttgtactggctcagcatcagggagaatgccagactcttcagggagtgagggagatcacccctatttcagggagtctccctgacattcagggattgttggcaagtatggtgttaagCTGGAGAAAAATTTAACACAAAGTGAAAATGGCCGTGTGCATAGCAAGGAATGCCTGTAGTGTAGAAAGGTGACTCCACCTACGTTATCGCACTTCAATCTCGCATTACAAAAATGATACTAGGCACTTTATAAAGTGCACTGTACAATGCTAGGAATACCCTCAGTCTGCCCAACTCCCTCCGTCTGCGCAAAACTTTTGCCTCTCCGCAAATTCTGCCTTTGCTTTTTAAATCCAGGCTCCTTGGTTGAAATCTAGGCACAGAGGCGCAAATTGGGGGGCACATTGAATCCAGATTACACTTTAAATAGACTTAGTTCAAAGTGGGTGGAGTTATGTATAATATAGGTGGAGGTATCTATAATATAGGTAGAGGTATGTATAATATAGGTGGAGGTATCTATAATATAGGTAGAGGTATGTATAATATAGGTGGAGGTATGTGCACAACAGGTAAAATGGGCGGAGTTAATGATGAAATGGGTGTGAGAGGTTTTCTTGTCCCTCTCCACTTATCCAGTAGATTAGTACactgtaatgtatatatttatatgtagggATTACACATTTAAAGTGTTTTACATATCTTGAATTTTTTTCTTGCAGATTTCTTTGGTTTATGCAGAGTCCCCCGGGCGAGAGAGTGACAGGTTGTCAACCCTTGTAAGTCGTCTTTTACTGATAAGcattccccctgcccttccgacctctctatcactgtactcaactcctctctttcccctgttccaCAACTTCGCTGTCTTGGTGTCATCctagactcctctctctcctttgcccctcacattctctctcttgctaaatcttgcctcttccagctgcgcaacatcgcatgcattcggcccttcctctcccaagatgccactaaagctcttgtccactctcttattatctcccgcttagactactgcaacctcctccttactggcctctcccgctctcacctcgctccccttcgctccgtactcaatgctgccgctcggctcattttcctctctcgccgctcctcctctgtctcccccctctaccaatcccttcactggctccccttcccctacagaatcgtattcaagctccttacacttaccttcaaggccctctccaactccactgctccctacatccccagcctcatctccattcatgctccatcccgccctctgcgttcggccaatgaccgacgcctctcttcccccctggtcacctcctcccatgctcgcatccaagacttcgcccgtgctgcccccctccactggaaccagctcccccgctccatcagaacttcacccaagttgtccagcttcaaacgggccttaaaaacccacctcttccttatagacTTCCAGtccccccacttaactgccctccttccagtctcccacctacctccctcctcgtcgctcttctctcccccctctccgtccttgcctccgctctccccctttcctcctcctactcttgcgtctctgtccgtcctaccctccccttagattgtacgctcctttgagcagggcctcctctcctcctgttctccaccaccttaactctgctctccggctccttgtctcttccgttaggcccttctacccctctctctacccccggggcctctcacctttcatctagctgtactttgagcttccgagttactgggctttttgttaactgttccgtgctgtcttaccctgtaccgtgtttctgtctgtccgtgtacggcgctacggatacctagtggcgccctataaataaatactactaataataataaaataataataagcaacAATTTTTACTGACTCATGGTTATAGTAGGCTAAAATTCAGCCTAAATCAAAAACTACAGTAACCTCTGCAGGACACTGGggcacaagtttttttttttttttgttgttttttagagCCCTCATTGATGTATTGTATAAtaatgtttgttatttttactgacatgctgtacATTTACTAACGCCTGGTAATCCTGCTGAAATGATCCTGAAGATGAAGCGTGGCCATGCATGCTGGCAGTGCAGTTATCTTCTGTAGACGTTTCCCGAAGGCCCAGTTCACTGTTTGCACTGGTGCAATCAAAACTTAGAACTGTACTTACAATGTTTGAGAATTATACTATAGTTTTAAAGCTTTCACATAACTCAATACAGTTGTGTAAATTTCATGacagatatatttttaaatcattgTATGTGAATTCTCCTGATATGGAAGCTGCCATATTTATTTCCATACAGGTGTGGGCAATCTCCTCTCTTACACCTCTCTTTCTGTCCTGTCACTGGGTCAAGTACCCCTATTGTGTGGAGAGGTTTGAGAAATCCCAATatctttacattatttttaaaagaaagctcattccaattttttttcaatgttttttttaattcccaATACATTAAACTATAATTAACttaacaatgtttaatgtttcccTGTGGGTACATGAGGTTGAGTAATCTTCAGGAAAGTTTTTGTACTGAATAACTTTAATATATAGTGTaagaatataattttaataacctTAAATACATTTACTTGTATCTTTATACTACTGCATGGCCACGATCTAGCTCAGGTTTAGCACAGGTGCCTGGTCACGATCTAGCTCAGGTTTAGCACAGGTGCCTGGCCACGATCTAGCTCAGGTTTAGCACAGGTGCCTGGCCACGATCTAGCTCAGGTTTAGCACAGGTGCCTGGTCAGGATCTAGCTCCGGTTTAGCACAGGTGCCTAGTAACGATCTAGCTCAGGTTTAGCACAGGTGCCTGGCCACGATCTAGCTCAGGTTTAGCACAGGTGCCTGGTCACGATCTAGCTCAGGTTTAGCACAGGTGCCTGGCCACGA is part of the Mixophyes fleayi isolate aMixFle1 chromosome 10, aMixFle1.hap1, whole genome shotgun sequence genome and harbors:
- the AKIP1 gene encoding A-kinase-interacting protein 1 isoform X2; its protein translation is MEKRYRCMEDSLRRTSALGRDVLERAGRRDQGWWSSYRHEGLLHGTETPEDTLPLTAVLHPPYNSNEYCDFVQEEEQKVTLEEAFTTLSHFMCRTTEQCQRYHSCLPLWATDERGKQHALRFHSRKSQPMTLRPDSRLSSSAAPPQSGPRDVCMEVAPGTYSISGGSRNCQTQTHVVNITLGQSVDLTFNV
- the AKIP1 gene encoding A-kinase-interacting protein 1 isoform X1, with the translated sequence MTCWMEKRYRCMEDSLRRTSALGRDVLERAGRRDQGWWSSYRHEGLLHGTETPEDTLPLTAVLHPPYNSNEYCDFVQEEEQKVTLEEAFTTLSHFMCRTTEQCQRYHSCLPLWATDERGKQHALRFHSRKSQPMTLRPDSRLSSSAAPPQSGPRDVCMEVAPGTYSISGGSRNCQTQTHVVNITLGQSVDLTFNV